In Syntrophales bacterium, the sequence ACGCTGAACCAACTTCTGGTCGAGATGGACGGCTTCGAATCCAACGAGGGTGTCATCATCATGTCCGCCACGAACCGGCCCGATGTGCTCGACCCGGCGCTGCTGCGGCCGGGACGGTTCGACCGGCAGGTTATCGTTCCTCTGCCGGATGTGAAGGGACGAGAGAAAATATTTGAAGTTCACGCAAGGAAAGTTCCCCTGGCAGCGGACGTCGATTATGCCGTCATCGCCCGGGGAACGCCGGGATTTTCCGGGGCTGACATTGAAAACCTGGTAAATGAGGCGGCAGTGGCAGCGGCCCGCAAAAACAAGGAACAGGTCTTCATGGAAGACTTTGAGTATGCCAAAGACAAGGTCATGATGGGTGCCGAGAGGCGAAGCCTGGTTATCAGCGAGGAGGAAAAACGCAGCACCGCTTATCACGAAGCGGGGCACGCCCTGGTGGCCATGCTGATTCCCGGGACGGACCCCATTCATAAAGTCACCATCATCCCCCGGGGCAGGGCTCTCGGGGTAACACAGCAGCTTCCCACGGAAGACAGGCACACCTATGCGCGAAAGTATCTGATCAACAATATCGCCATTCTCCTCGGCGGACGGGCCGCTGAAGAGTTGGTACTGAAGGACTTCACCACGGGTGCCGGCAATGACATCGAACGGGCGACGGGTCTGGCCCGCAAGATGGTCTGCGAGTGGGGTATGAGCGAGAACATGGGGCCCCTGACCTACGGGAAAAAAGATGAAGAAATCTTCCTGGGCAGAGAGATAGCGACTCACAAGAACTACAGCGAGGAGACGGCGAAGCTCATCGACAAGGAAATATCAGCCATCGTCGTGTCAAACTACGAGCGGGCGAAAGATCTCCTTGCCGGCCATCTGGACATACTGCACAAACTGGCCGAAGAACTTCTGATCAAGGAGGTGCTGAACCTGGATGAAATCAAGGCCATAGTAGGCGCCCAGGAATCTGCCGGGGAGGGAACGGATCCGATTGAGGAAAAAGGCGAAGCTATCGAGGAAGCTTGACGTCCTTATACAGACTCGAAAAAAGCCCGATGCGGGACGGCTTTGTAAAATAACCCTTACGGCATGGCGCGGGTATCTCATTCCGTCCGGTCACGCGCACCGTCCCCGGAATGGCGGGACAGGGAACATAATTGCGGTGTAAACGCCGGGAACACTATGCGACTGATTCGATACAGGTCCGGGGAAGAAGCCAGGAGGGAACTCGAGCGTGTCGGGACGGATTCCTGGGGCATAGAGGCGATGGTGCCGAAAATGGAGCTCTGCCTCGTAATGGTCGAGGACGTTCCCTGCAGGGCCGCCAACGTCATGAAGCAGGAGATGCTTTCTCTGGGTGGAGATGTGGCGGTGGCACGGGGCTCCGTTTCGTGCAGTATTGAAAAAACCACGGCCCTGGTTATGGGTACCCGCAAGCAGGTGGACCGGTTTATCGACAAACTGGCGTTCCAACCCTTCGGTCTTGACGATATCGCCGCCGGAATGAAGGATGTTCTTCAAAAGGCGCGGCGAGAAACGTTCTCCCTTACAACCCCGCGACGGACTATCACCGTTGGTGAACGGACTCTTGTCATGGGCATTATCAATATGACGCCCGATTCCTTTTCCGACGGGGGACGCTTCGCTTCGATGGAGGAGGCCCTGGAGGAGGCGCTTCGGATGGAAGAGGAGGGAGCCGACATCATCGATGTGGGCGGGGAGTCGACCCGTCCCGGCTCGGATCTCCTGAAACCGGATGAGGAAATGGGGCGGGTGATCCCCCTGCTCCGGGCCTTGCGCAAGAGACTTTCCATCCCTCTTTCCATCGATACGACCAAGGCGGCGGTAGCCCGTGCCGCCATTGACGAAGGGGCCGAGATAATCAACGACATCAGCGCCCTTCGTTTTGATGAAGACATGGCGGCCCTGGCGGCGTCAGCGGGTGTTCCGGTGATTCTCATGCATATGCGGGGGACACCGAAAACCATGCAGGAGGGAGACCTGGCGTATGACTCCCTTCACGGCGAGATAGGGACCTTTTTCAGGGAGCGGATAGAGGCCGCTCTGTCGGCGGGCATCGACGAGGAAAACATTATTCTCGATCCCGGGATCGGTTTCGGCAAAACCGCGGCGGACAACTGTCGCCTCATAGCCCGCATGGATGAGTTCCGATGCCTGGGCAGGCCGCTTCTGGTCGGGCCGTCAAGGAAGAGATTTATCGGGGAGACCGTTGGTGGATCACCGGCGGAACGCCTTGAAGGCACCGCCGCCGCGGTGACGGTGTCCATACTGGCCGGCGCCTCCATCGTCAGGGTTCATGATGTGGCCTTCATGAAACCGGTGGCCGTCATGGCCGACAGTTTCAGAAAATCCGGTGCCGGTCCATGATACAGGCTGTCGGAATAGATTCCGTTGATGTTGCCCGCATGGAATCAATGATAAAACGGAAGGGCTTCCGTGCCCTGAAGCGTCTTTTCAGCGCCGGGGAGATCGACTATTGCGGTAGCAGGCCGGCGCCCGCCCAGCACTACGGTGCCCGCTTCGCCGCGAAGGAAGCGTGCATGAAATGCCTGGGTCGCGGCA encodes:
- the acpS gene encoding holo-ACP synthase, encoding MIQAVGIDSVDVARMESMIKRKGFRALKRLFSAGEIDYCGSRPAPAQHYGARFAAKEACMKCLGRGIWGGMAFKDIETVRNTDGSVRLVLHGQARERFETIGGTSLHVSLTHTETIAVAMVVIETGTAGDAS
- the folP gene encoding dihydropteroate synthase, yielding MRLIRYRSGEEARRELERVGTDSWGIEAMVPKMELCLVMVEDVPCRAANVMKQEMLSLGGDVAVARGSVSCSIEKTTALVMGTRKQVDRFIDKLAFQPFGLDDIAAGMKDVLQKARRETFSLTTPRRTITVGERTLVMGIINMTPDSFSDGGRFASMEEALEEALRMEEEGADIIDVGGESTRPGSDLLKPDEEMGRVIPLLRALRKRLSIPLSIDTTKAAVARAAIDEGAEIINDISALRFDEDMAALAASAGVPVILMHMRGTPKTMQEGDLAYDSLHGEIGTFFRERIEAALSAGIDEENIILDPGIGFGKTAADNCRLIARMDEFRCLGRPLLVGPSRKRFIGETVGGSPAERLEGTAAAVTVSILAGASIVRVHDVAFMKPVAVMADSFRKSGAGP
- the ftsH gene encoding ATP-dependent zinc metalloprotease FtsH, which encodes MQKNIAMWIVVCLVFIFLFQMFQQPRGRDEEMVFSDLLAFIEQGKVTEVTIQGETVTGALQDGKKFTAYIPPGAEVVPLMRDKGVRIAAKPAEGSSWFMTILVSWVPIMLLIAVWIFFMRQMQGGGGKAMSFGKSKARLMTDQAKKVTFNDVAGINEAKAELEEVVDFLSDPKKFTRLGGRIPKGVLLVGPPGTGKTLLARAIAGEAGVPFMSISGSDFVEMFVGVGASRVRDLFSQGKKNAPCIIFIDELDAVGRHRGAGLGGGHDEREQTLNQLLVEMDGFESNEGVIIMSATNRPDVLDPALLRPGRFDRQVIVPLPDVKGREKIFEVHARKVPLAADVDYAVIARGTPGFSGADIENLVNEAAVAAARKNKEQVFMEDFEYAKDKVMMGAERRSLVISEEEKRSTAYHEAGHALVAMLIPGTDPIHKVTIIPRGRALGVTQQLPTEDRHTYARKYLINNIAILLGGRAAEELVLKDFTTGAGNDIERATGLARKMVCEWGMSENMGPLTYGKKDEEIFLGREIATHKNYSEETAKLIDKEISAIVVSNYERAKDLLAGHLDILHKLAEELLIKEVLNLDEIKAIVGAQESAGEGTDPIEEKGEAIEEA